Below is a window of Variovorax sp. TBS-050B DNA.
GGTGCTGTCGCCCATCGGGTCGTCGAGGTCGAACACGATCTTGCTGTCGCCGCCGCGCAGCGCATAGCCGATGACGTCGTTGACCTGTTCCTCGCGGCAGGCGCGCACGCAGCGGTTGCACTGGATGCAGGCGTCGAGGTTGACCGCCATTGCGGGATGCGAGACGTCGGCCTTCGGCTGCTCGCGGCGCAGCGACTTGAGTTCGGGCCGCACCGCGATGTCGAGCCTGTGGGCCCATTCGCTGAGCTCGCCGTGCTGCCGGGTGGCGTCGTCGCCGATCCACTTGTAGCCCTGGTCGGGCATGTCCGACAGCAGCATCTCGACCACCATCTTCTGGCTCTTGAGTGCGCGTTCGCTGGTGGCCTGCACTTCCATGCCGGCCGTCACGTTGCGGCAGCAGCTGGGCGCGAGCACGCGCTCGCCCTTGATCTCGACCACGCAGGCGCGGCAGTTGCCGTCGGCGCGGTAACCGTCCTGGTAGCAAAGGTGCGGAATCTCGACACCGTGGCGCTCGGCCGCCTTGTAGATGGTCTCGCCATCGAAGGCCTGGATGGCCTTGCCGTCGAGCGTGAATTCGATGGTCTGCGGCATCAGCTCCGCGAGCTTCGACGGGGCGTTCATGCCACCTCCTCCGGGAAATATTGCTGGATGCAGCGGATGGGATTCGGGGCGGCCTGACCCAGGCCGCAGATCGACGCATCGCCCATCACCTGGGCCAGGTCCTCGAGCGTCGCGCTGTCCCACACCGGCGCCTGCATCAGCGCCGCGGCCTTGCCGGTGCCGACGCGGCAGGGCGTGCACTGGCCGCAGCTCTCGTGCTCGAAGAAGCGCATCACGTTGAGCGCCGCGTCGCGTGCGCGATCGTGCTGGCTCAGCACCATCACCGCGGCCGAGCCGATGAAGCAGCCATGGGGGCTGCAGCGTGTCGAAATCGAGCGGAATGTCGTTCATGCGCGCGGGCAGGATGCCGCCCGAGGCGCCGCCGGGCAGGTAGGCGTAGAGCGTGTGGCCCTCCAGCATGCCGCCGCAGTACTCGTCGATCAGCTCCTGCACCGTGATGCCCGCGGGCGCGAGCTTGACGCCCGGGTGCTTCACACGGCCGCTCACGCTGAAGCTGCGCAGGCCCTTGCGGCCATGGCGGCCGAAGCCGCTGAACCAGGCCGCGCCCTTCTGGACGATGTCGCGCACCCAGTAGAGGGTCTCGAAGTTGTGCTCCAGCGTGGGCCGCCCGAACAGGCCCACCTGCGCGATGTAGGGCGGGCGCATGCGCGGTTCGCCGCGCTTGCCCTCGATGCTCTCGATCATGGCCGACTCTTCGCCGCAGATGTAGGCGCCCGCGCCGCGGCGCAGCTCGATGTGCGGCAGCGCGCAGGGCGGATCGGCCTGCAGCCGGGCCAGTTCGGCCGCAAGCAGCGCGCGGCAGTCGTGGTATTCGTCGCGCAGGTAGATGTAGCACTGCGCGATGCCGACCACCTGCGCGGCGACCAGCAGGCCCTCGAGGAAGCGGTGCGGATCGCGCTCGAGGTAGGTGCGGTCCTTGAAGGTGCCGGGCTCGCCCTCGTCGATGTTGACCGCCATCACGCGCGGCGCCGGCTGGTCGCGCACGATGCGCCACTTGCGGCCGGCCGGAAAGCCCGCGCCGCCGAGGCCGCGCAGGCCCGAGTCTTCCATCGCCTTGACCACGGCCTCGGCGTCCTGCGCGCCGTTCGCGAGCGCCGCGGCGAGCGCGTAGCCGCCGTGCGCGCGGTAGGTGGCGTAGTCGGTGAAGGCCGGCATGCGCTCGACCGCATCGGGCGGCGGCGAGATGCTCTTTTCGGCGAACGACGCCGCGTCGAAGTAGGCCACCAGCGGTTCGCCGCCGGGCGTGGCCTTGAAGGCCTGGAGCACCTTGTCGGCGGTCGCGAGCGGCACGGGCAGTTGGTCGATCACCACCGCCGGCGCCTGTTCGCAGCGGCCGACGCAGGGCGCGGCGATCACGCGCACCTCGCCGCTTTCGGCGCCGAGCAGCGCCGGCAGGCGCGCCAGCAGGTCCTTCGCGCCAGCGAGTTCGCAGGCCAGGCCGTCGCAGACGCGCACGGTGAGGCCGGGCGCCGCGTCGTCGCCGCGCACCACCTCGAAGTGGTGGTAGAAGGTCGCGACCTCGTAGACCTCGGCCATCGGAATGTTCATCTCGCGCGCCAGCGCCACCAGGTGGCGGTCGTGCAGGCAGCGGTAGGCGTCGTTGAGCTTGTGCAGGTGCTCGATGAGCAGGTCGCGCCGGTGCCCCTCGGCCGGGCGGGCGCCGATCAGCGCGCGCACCTCGAGCAGCGCCGTCTCCTCGGGCTGGCGGCCCTTGAGCTTGCTCTTGCGGCGGATGCGCTCGCGCATCTCGTCGGCGGTCGCGAGCGGCACGATGGTGTGCGTGCTGCCGGCCGTGTTTGTCTCGCGGGTCGTGGCTGGGTGGTTGTTCACTGCCTGGGCCTTTTTTCTCGAAGTCTGGCGAAAGCCCCCTTCGGCAAATGCTTTCATAGGGGTCGGCCGAGTGTGTGGGCCGCCCCGGGGCGCGTCAAATTCGATCGGAACATCGATCGATTCAATAACTAAATGGGAATGGATCGCCGGCCGGCCGGCGGCGGCCGCGGCCGGAGGACTACTCGCCGAGCGCGCCGCTGTGCAGCCGTACCTGCTCGCGCCAGGCTGGCGTCTGCAGGAACACCAGCGCGGCATCGAGGGCGCGCGAGGGCCGCACGCCGGTCTGGGTCATGAAGCCCAGCGGCGTCTTCACCTCGGGACCGACGAGCGGCAGCGCCTCGAGTTCGCGGTAGCTGCGCACCGCCGCCACCATCGAGCCCGGCAGCACGCTGCTGACGGTGCCCGCGAGCACCGCCAGGGCCAGCGTCAGCACCGAATTGGTCTCGATCGCCGGCGCCAGCGCCACGCCGGCCTCGCGCAGCGCCTGGTCGATGATCGAGCGGTTGTGCATGTCGGGCGTGAGCAGGCACAGCGGCAGCCGGCCGGCCTCGGCCCAGCTCAGCGGCTTGCCGATGCGCAGCTGGTCGTCCGACGGCCGCGCCGCGCGCCGCAGCAGGTAGTAGTGCTCCACGCTCTGCGGCCAGGCGGTGAGCTTGATGCCCGGCAGGTGCATGCGCTCGATGTAGCCGAGCGCGAGGTCGATCGAGAGGCTTTCGAGCCCCGTCTCGAGTTCCTGCGAGCTCATCGACAGCACCGCCGGCACGATGCCCGGATGCAGCTCGTGCAGCATGGCCGCGAAGCGCGAGAGCATCGGGATGGCCGTGGGCACGGCCGCCATGCGCAGCCGGCCGCGCGGATGGCCCTCCTCGCTGCGCAGCTCCTGCTGCAGCACCTCGTTGTCGCGCAGCATGCGCTGCGCGGTCGCGAGCACGCGTTCGCCCTCGTGCGTCAGGCCCACGTACACGCGGGCACGCTTGACGATCACCACGCCGAACTCGGCCTCGAGCGAGCGCAGCGCGTTCGACAGCGCCGGCTGCGTGATGTGGCAGGCCTGCGCCGCGCGGCCGAAATGCTTGTGCTCGCTGAGCGCGACCAGGTAGCGCATCGACGCGAGGAGGTTCACGGGCGTGCGGGGCTCAGGTGTTCTTGCTGATCGAGATGGTGGGGAACTTCGCCGAGAAGTCCTTGGCCTTCTCGGCGATGCCCACCGCCACCCGGCGCGCGATGTCCTTGTAGATGCCGGCCACGGTGCCGTCGGGATCGGCCACCACCGTCGGCTTGCCGCTGTCGGCCTGCAGCCGGATCTGCATGTCGAGCGGCAGCGCGCCCAGGTACGGCATCTGGTACTGCTCGGCCATCTTCTTCCCGCCCTCGGCGCCGAAGATGTGCTCGGCATGGCCGCAGTTCGAGCAGACGTGCACCGCCATGTTCTCGACGATGCCGAGGATCGGCACGCCGACCTTCTCGAACATCTTGATGCCCTTCTTCGCATCGAGCAGCGCGATGTCCTGCGGCGTGGTCACGATCACCGCGCCGGTCATCGGCACCCGCTGCGAGAGCGTGAGCTGGATGTCGCCGGTGCCGGGCGGCATGTCGACGATCAGGTAGTCCAGGTCCTTCCAGTTCGTCTGGCGCAGCAGCTGCTCGAGCGCCTGCGTGGCCATCGGACCGCGCCAGATCATCGCCTCGTCGGCATCGACCAGGAAGCCGATCGACATCACCTGCACGCCGTGGTTCTCGAGCGGCTCCATGGTCTTGCCGTCCTCGCTCTCGGGACGGCCCTCGATGCCGAGCATCATCGGCTGGCTCGGGCCGTAGATGTCGGCGTCGAGCAGGCCGACCGCCGCGCCCTCGGCCGCGAGCGCGAGCGCCAGGTTGGCGGCCGTGGTGCTCTTGCCGACGCCGCCCTTGCCCGAGGCCACCGCGATGATGTTGCGCACGTTGGGCATCAGCTGCACGCCGCGCTGCACCGCATGGCTGATGACCTTGGTGTGGATGTTGACCGACACGTTCTCCACGCCCGGCACGGTCTTGGCGGCCGCGACCAGCGCCTTGCGGATCGCCGCATGCTGGCTCTTCGCCGGATAGCCGAGTTCGAGGTCGAACGAGACGTCGCCCTCGGAGATCTGAAGGTTGCGGACCGAACGGGTCGCGGTGAAGTTCTTGCCTGTGTTGGGATCGGCGACGGCCTTGAGCGCGTCCATGATCCCGTCCTGGGTGAGTGCCATTGATCTAGCTCCTGAATGGCGGGTAGTCTAGTGGCTCGCCCCGGGGCCCATGCGTGGCCCCCCGAACAACCACAACGACGACCCATGTCCCACCCTCCTGCCGCCACCGGCCTGCTGCTGACCGGCGGCGGCGCCCGGGCCGCCTACCAGGTCGGCGTGCTCGAAGCCATCGCCGGGCTCCGGCGCGCCGCGGGCTTCGCGGGCCGGGCCAATCCCTTTCCCGTGATCACCGGCACCTCGGCCGGCGCGATCAACGCCGCCGCGCTGGCCTGCGGCGCCGACGATTTCGACGGCATCGTCGCGCGCATCGCCGAGGTCTGGCGCGACTTCCGCGCGGAACAGGTCTACCGGGCCGATGCGCTCTCGGTGCTCGGCAGCGGCGCGCGCTGGCGCATGTGGCTCGGGCTCGGCCGCTTCGCCGCCAACTGGGCGCGGCTGAGGCCGCGCTCGCTGCTCGACAACGCGCCGCTGGCCGAGCTGCTGGCGCGCCTGGTGCCGCTCGAGCGCCTGCCGGGGCTGATGCGGCAGGGCCACCTGCAGGCGCTCGCGGTCACGGCCTCGAGCTACAGCTCGGGCCAGCACGTGACCTTCTTCGACGCCGCCGTGCCGATGGAGCCCTGGGTGCGCTCGCAGCGCCTCGCGGTGGCGGGCCCGATCAGCCATGCGCACCTGCTGGCCTCGTCGGCCATTCCCTTCGTGTTCCCGGCCACGGCGCTGCCGATGCAGGGGCACACCGAATACTTCGGCGACGGCTCGATGCGCCAATCGGCGCCGATCGCCGCGGCCATCCACCTGGGCGCCACGCGCATCCTGGTGATCGGCGCCGGCCGCATGCACGAGCCGCGCGAGGCCGACGCGCCCAACACCTACAGCGGCTATCCCACGACGGCGCAGATCGCGGGGCATGCGCTGTCGAGCATTTTCCTCGACGCGCTCGCGGTCGACATCGAGCGGCTGCGCCGCATCAACCACACGCTCGGCCTGATTCCCGAGCACAGCCGCGGCGCGAGCACGCTGCGGCCGATCGAGCTGCTGGTGATCTCGCCCTCCCAACGGCTCGACGCGATCGCCGCGCGCCACGCGGGCGCGCTGCCGGGCGCCGTGCGCCACCTGCTCGGCGGCAGCGCCAAGGCCGCGGCCGAAACCGAGGTCAAGGGCGCCGCGCTCGCGAGCTACCTGCTGTTCGAGGCCGACTACACGCGCGAGCTGATGGCCCTGGGCCGCGCCGACACGCTGCGGCAGCGCGAGGAGGTGCTGCGCTTTTTCGGGTGGGAGGCGGCGGCCTAGGAAATGCCGAGCTCGGTGCAGACGCGCCCGAGCAGTGCCTTGAGGGCGGCCACCTCCGCTTCGAGCCGTGCCACGTTCGCCTTGAGCGCCGCCACTTCGCCCAGTGGATCGGCGTGGTCGGCGCGCGGCGCATCGGAAGGACCGGCGGCCTCCTCGGCCGGCGCACCGCTCAGCAGATGCGCCCAGCGGCTCTCGCGCGCACCCGGCAGCCGCGCGAGCTTGACGACCAGCGGCCCGGCGGGACGTTCGGCGAGTTCGTCGAGAAAGCCCTCCACCGAGGAGATGTCGGCGAAGTTGTGCATGCGGTCGCAGGCGATGCGCAGTTCGCCCGGGGTCTGCGGGCCGCGCAGCATCAGCACGGTGAGCAGGGCCACCGACTGCGAGGGCACGCGCAGCACGCGGTCGATGTTGTGCTCGTAGCGGAAGGCCCGGCCGCCGCTGGTCTCGGCCACCAGGCTGTAGCCCTTGAGGCTCTCGAGCGCGGCCTGCACCTGCGCCTCGGTGAGCTCGAGCACCGGGTTGCGGCTGGTCTTCTGGTTGCAGCCCGAGAGCAGCGAATTGAGCGTCAACGGGTAGCTGTCGGGCACGGTCTTCTGCTTTTCGGCCAGCACGCCGAGCACGCGGGTTTCGATGAGCGAGAGGATCGGAAGCGAAGGAGTCATGGTTCGATGAGAGGGGTCGTTCGGTCGCCGCTCAGGGCAGCGCCACGCCGAGTATCGGCCCGAGTTCGCGCCGGAAGTCGCTGCGCCCGAGCGCGCGCGAATGCAGCGCCGAGACGGTGCCGTCGAGATAGAGCGCGTCGCGGCAATGCAGCACGTCGCGGAAATGGAGCGCGAATTCGTGGAAGCTCACCGGCTCCTCGCTGATCACGAACAGCGCCTTGTCGCCCGCGATGCCCACGCCGTTGCGGATCTTGCGCGAGTCCGAGCCGGGGATGAAGCGCGGATGCACCACCCCGCGGCGCAGCAGCAGCGGCCCCGACTGGGTGGCGAGCCGCACCCGCTCGCGCTGCGCGAGCGCCGGGTACTCCGAGGATTCGACGACGCGCGCGCCGGCCTCCGTCACCGCGAACACGCCGTTGGGCTGGAGGAAGAAATTGCCCGCGCCGGCGTCCAGGTTGAGCGGCGCGAGCTCGCGCCCTTCCTGCACCAGCAGGCCCACGGGCGAGAAATCCGCGTGGTACATGCCGGCGTTCACCGCGAAGACGAGCTGCCGGCCCTGCCCCGCGAGCCAGGCCTCGAGGCGGTCGAAGCGATGGAACGGGGCGCCCGTCCGGTCGCGCAGGAAGAGTTCGAGCCGATCGGTCCGCGGGTCGATCTCGACCACCGTGTAGCGCGGATCGGCCGCCGTCGCGACGCCGGCTGCGGCGACCGCGAGCCCGACCGCGCACGAGAGGGCGAGCAGGCGCAGCAGCTTCTTCATCGTGGCCCCGCCGCGCAGCAGCGCTTCAGCCGTTGCGGATGCGGCTCACCAGCGCCTTGGTGAAGGCCTCGGTGTTGGCGCTGCCGCCCAGGTCGCCGGTGCGCACCTTGTCGATGTTGAGCGTGTCGTCGATCGCCTGGCGCAGGCGCGTGGCGAGTTCGGGCCGCCGCACGTGGTCGAGCATCAGCGCGCCCGCGAGCAGCAGCGCGATCGGGTTGGCGATGCCCTTGCCCGCGATGTCGGGCGCCGAGCCGTGCACCGCCTCGAAGATCGCCGCGTCGGCACCGATGTTGGCGCCCGGCGCCATGCCCAGGCCGCCCACCAGGCCGGCCACCAGGTCCGACAGGATGTCGCCGAACAGGTTGGTGGTCACCAGCATGTCGAACTGCCAGGGGTTGAGCACCAGCTTCATCGCGCAGGCGTCGACGATGATGGTGTCGAGTTCGAATTTGCCCTTGTACTTCTTCTCGTACAGGTCGAGGCCGGTTTCGAGGAACAGGCCGGTCAGCACCTTCATGATGTTGGCCTTGTGCACCAGCGTGACCTTCTTGCGGCCGGTGGCGATCGCGGTCTCGAAGGCGTATTCGAGCAGCCGCAGGCAGCCCTGGCGCGTGTTGATGCCGGTGGCCATGCCCACCGCGTGCGGGTCGCCGTCGATGCGCACGTAGTGCTCGTGGCCGATGTAGAGGCCCTCGAGGTTCTCGCGCACGACCATCAGGTCGACCTTGTCGAAGCGCCCGCCCGGGATGATGGTGCGCGCCGGCCGCAGGTTGGCGTAG
It encodes the following:
- the apbC gene encoding iron-sulfur cluster carrier protein ApbC, which encodes MALTQDGIMDALKAVADPNTGKNFTATRSVRNLQISEGDVSFDLELGYPAKSQHAAIRKALVAAAKTVPGVENVSVNIHTKVISHAVQRGVQLMPNVRNIIAVASGKGGVGKSTTAANLALALAAEGAAVGLLDADIYGPSQPMMLGIEGRPESEDGKTMEPLENHGVQVMSIGFLVDADEAMIWRGPMATQALEQLLRQTNWKDLDYLIVDMPPGTGDIQLTLSQRVPMTGAVIVTTPQDIALLDAKKGIKMFEKVGVPILGIVENMAVHVCSNCGHAEHIFGAEGGKKMAEQYQMPYLGALPLDMQIRLQADSGKPTVVADPDGTVAGIYKDIARRVAVGIAEKAKDFSAKFPTISISKNT
- a CDS encoding phosphodiester glycosidase family protein, whose amino-acid sequence is MKKLLRLLALSCAVGLAVAAAGVATAADPRYTVVEIDPRTDRLELFLRDRTGAPFHRFDRLEAWLAGQGRQLVFAVNAGMYHADFSPVGLLVQEGRELAPLNLDAGAGNFFLQPNGVFAVTEAGARVVESSEYPALAQRERVRLATQSGPLLLRRGVVHPRFIPGSDSRKIRNGVGIAGDKALFVISEEPVSFHEFALHFRDVLHCRDALYLDGTVSALHSRALGRSDFRRELGPILGVALP
- a CDS encoding patatin-like phospholipase family protein, producing the protein MSHPPAATGLLLTGGGARAAYQVGVLEAIAGLRRAAGFAGRANPFPVITGTSAGAINAAALACGADDFDGIVARIAEVWRDFRAEQVYRADALSVLGSGARWRMWLGLGRFAANWARLRPRSLLDNAPLAELLARLVPLERLPGLMRQGHLQALAVTASSYSSGQHVTFFDAAVPMEPWVRSQRLAVAGPISHAHLLASSAIPFVFPATALPMQGHTEYFGDGSMRQSAPIAAAIHLGATRILVIGAGRMHEPREADAPNTYSGYPTTAQIAGHALSSIFLDALAVDIERLRRINHTLGLIPEHSRGASTLRPIELLVISPSQRLDAIAARHAGALPGAVRHLLGGSAKAAAETEVKGAALASYLLFEADYTRELMALGRADTLRQREEVLRFFGWEAAA
- a CDS encoding LysR substrate-binding domain-containing protein encodes the protein MNLLASMRYLVALSEHKHFGRAAQACHITQPALSNALRSLEAEFGVVIVKRARVYVGLTHEGERVLATAQRMLRDNEVLQQELRSEEGHPRGRLRMAAVPTAIPMLSRFAAMLHELHPGIVPAVLSMSSQELETGLESLSIDLALGYIERMHLPGIKLTAWPQSVEHYYLLRRAARPSDDQLRIGKPLSWAEAGRLPLCLLTPDMHNRSIIDQALREAGVALAPAIETNSVLTLALAVLAGTVSSVLPGSMVAAVRSYRELEALPLVGPEVKTPLGFMTQTGVRPSRALDAALVFLQTPAWREQVRLHSGALGE
- a CDS encoding isocitrate/isopropylmalate family dehydrogenase, yielding MTTPIPATLIPGDGIGPEIVDATLAAFDALAAPFEWDRQIAGLGGVKASGDPLPQATLDSIRRTRLALKGPLETPSGGGYRSSNVRLREEFQLYANLRPARTIIPGGRFDKVDLMVVRENLEGLYIGHEHYVRIDGDPHAVGMATGINTRQGCLRLLEYAFETAIATGRKKVTLVHKANIMKVLTGLFLETGLDLYEKKYKGKFELDTIIVDACAMKLVLNPWQFDMLVTTNLFGDILSDLVAGLVGGLGMAPGANIGADAAIFEAVHGSAPDIAGKGIANPIALLLAGALMLDHVRRPELATRLRQAIDDTLNIDKVRTGDLGGSANTEAFTKALVSRIRNG
- a CDS encoding YceH family protein, whose amino-acid sequence is MTPSLPILSLIETRVLGVLAEKQKTVPDSYPLTLNSLLSGCNQKTSRNPVLELTEAQVQAALESLKGYSLVAETSGGRAFRYEHNIDRVLRVPSQSVALLTVLMLRGPQTPGELRIACDRMHNFADISSVEGFLDELAERPAGPLVVKLARLPGARESRWAHLLSGAPAEEAAGPSDAPRADHADPLGEVAALKANVARLEAEVAALKALLGRVCTELGIS